A genome region from Penaeus chinensis breed Huanghai No. 1 chromosome 22, ASM1920278v2, whole genome shotgun sequence includes the following:
- the LOC125036915 gene encoding tRNA (cytosine(72)-C(5))-methyltransferase NSUN6-like: METDTQSTLTPGTFNPLLTEVTDFLMKLRRPTEYRSEEPDKKQKCLRTFYSCQDFNLLSLPPRFTTIRVNLSRKTINEALTLVTEEMKKQFKGHIYVPAVYPHHTLSDLLVVETRGAQIVTPAKKEVVVGKMCGSAVLRGAEVYAPGVLGVTPGVVVGELVAVYVDLDEKCLRGSKGFEGRKMFIGNGIAMQARKELFTKGKPSGLAVSMEDQIFDCPSLGSFHQDFLFLQNLPSVLCSHILRPSEHAVVLDMCAAPGGKSTHIASLMSGTGSVIAIDRSQNKINQITENADRLGLKNIIAIKYDSTKILEEVEPTDKSIMSDVRPDEHCQNGLMPPYKSASFKWILLDAPCSALGQRPQLQTKAKVKEIQSFPVVQRKLLNNAVKLLEPGGTLVYSTCTIVPEENEEMVKWVLDNYADIKLVDTQPKLGRSGLPNCGLNEEQCNKVQRFSPSLRGSSPIESNVDSDTIGFFIAAFSKVLT, encoded by the coding sequence ATGGAGACTGACACACAATCAACTCTTACTCCTGGTACTTTCAATCCTCTGCTAACAGAGGTTACAGATTTCTTAATGAAGTTACGCAGACCTACAGAATATCGTAGTGAAGAACCAGACAAGAAACAGAAATGCTTGAGAACATTTTACAGTTGTCAAGACTTTAATCTGTTGTCATTACCACCAAGATTTACTACAATCAGAGTGAACCTCTCCAGAAAAACAATCAATGAAGCACTAACCTTAGTtacagaggaaatgaaaaagcAGTTCAAAGGGCATATTTATGTTCCTGCTGTGTATCCTCATCACACATTGTCTGACTTGTTAGTGGTGGAGACTCGTGGTGCACAGATTGTTACTCCGGCCAAGAAAGAAGTTGTCGTAGGGAAGATGTGTGGGTCTGCCGTCTTACGTGGGGCAGAAGTGTACGCTCCAGGTGTCTTAGGAGTCACCCCTGGAGTGGTTGTTGGTGAACTTGTGGCTGTTTATGTTGATTTGGATGAAAAGTGCCTCAGAGGAAGTAAGGGGTTTGAGGGCAGGAAAATGTTCATTGGAAATGGAATTGCCATGCAGGCCAGAAAAGAACTCTTTACCAAAGGGAAGCCTTCTGGCTTAGCAGTTTCAATGGAAGACCAGATATTTGATTGCCCAAGTTTAGGTAGTTTTCATCAAGACTTTCTCTTTTTACAAAATTTGCCTTCAGTATTATGTAGTCACATTCTTAGACCCAGTGAACATGCAGTAGTTTTAGATATGTGTGCAGCACCAGGAGGTAAATCAACACACATTGCCTCTCTGATGAGTGGCACAGGATCTGTCATTGCCATAGATCGATCCCAAAATAAGATTAATCAGATAACTGAAAATGCAGATAGGCTAGGTCTGAAAAACATAATTGCTATTAAATATGACAGTACTAAAATTTTAGAGGAAGTAGAGCCGACTGATAAAAGCATCATGTCAGATGTCAGACCTGATGAACACTGTCAGAATGGTTTGATGCCTCCTTATAAATCAGCTTCATTTAAATGGATACTGCTTGATGCTCCGTGCAGTGCTTTAGGACAACGTCCACAGCTTCAAACCAAAGCCAAAGTTAAGGAGATACAGTCATTCCCTGTGGTACAGAGAAAGCTTCTTAACAATGCTGTAAAACTCCTTGAACCAGGAGGGACACTTGTGTATAGTACATGCACCATTGTGcctgaagaaaatgaggaaatggtAAAATGGGTTTTGGATAATTATGCAGATATCAAACTAGTAGATACACAGCCTAAACTAGGGCGGTCTGGGTTGCCAAACTGTGGCTTGAATGAAGAACAGTGCAACAAAGTACAAAGGTTTAGTCCCAGTTTAAGGGGCAGCTCACCAATCGAGAGCAATGTTGACAGTGATACCATTGGCTTTTTCATTGCTGCATTTTCAAAAGTTCTAACTTAG